One window of the Hippoglossus hippoglossus isolate fHipHip1 chromosome 9, fHipHip1.pri, whole genome shotgun sequence genome contains the following:
- the tcn2 gene encoding transcobalamin-2 isoform X2, whose product MRRLSTTMLSWVITICLLAFASSKPCDNEGSNNELYLSLNKDLLRSLERQEGLPNPSVHLALRISSYHNLAKESEHLIRLNTHLHNDIQNSLSSSPSVVGLLALYTLALKASCYDLNTVTFTVSDTSETLLAHLKKQMEKEKEHLAFSHRPLTNYYQYSLGVLALCTSGIRVNNHVSNKLIQAVEHQYLEHGEAECIDTYAMAGMALQCVKDAGFHVRNAAELNTALDKTKQKLLASRRADGHIGNEFSTGLAVQAWLAMGIPVAECSASMEAMRTAARSNTYNNPMAISQILPALQQKSYLTVKSKECLNEDDTLVLEPIDPVAVLPSETKVTVIVEVVTSSGEAALYSVNVAKGSSLLEALELLQGREVGFMFEIEPSLWGAFLSMVNGEQARQSDRRYWHLSSDGTTHSQGINDFKIEEAQKITIKNTSY is encoded by the exons ATGAGGAG GTTATCCACCACAATGCTGTCCTGGGTCATTACAATATGCCTGCTGGCCTTTGCCTCTAGCAAACCATGTG ATAATGAAGGATCCAACAATGAGCTGTACCTGTCACTCAACAAGGATCTGCTCCGCTCTCTGGAGAGGCAGGAAGGACTCCCCAACCCCAGTGTGCACTTGGCTCTACGCATTTCTAGCTACCACAACCTTGCCAAGGAGAGCGAGCACCTAATTAGACTGAACACCCATTTGCACAATGACATACAAAA CTCTCTCTCTAGCAGTCCGTCTGTGGTCGGCCTCTTGGCGCTGTACACTCTGGCTTTGAAAGCCTCCTGCTACGACCTCAACACAGTTACCTTCACCGTCAGCGACACGAGTGAGACGCTGCTGGCACACCTGAAGAAgcagatggaaaaagaaaaagagcaccTTGCCT TCAGCCACCGCCCTTTGACCAACTATTACCAGTACTCTCTGGGTGTGCTCGCTCTGTGCACGAGTGGCATCAGGGTCAACAACCATGTCAGCAACAAACTCATCCAGGCGGTGGAACACCAGTACTTAGAACATGGAGAGGCTGAGTGCATCG ataCCTATGCAATGGCTGGGATGGCACTTCAGTGTGTGAAGGACGCTGGCTTCCATGTGCGAAACGCTGCTGAGCTAAACACAGCCCTCGACAAAACCAAGCAGAAGCTTTTGGCCTCTAGGCGGGCCGATGGCCATATTGGGAATGAGTTCAGCACAGGTCTTGCAGTCCAA GCCTGGTTGGCAATGGGCATCCCGGTTGCAGAGTGTTCAGCCTCAATGGAGGCCATGAGGACAGCCGCCAGAAGCAACACCTACAACAACCCCATGGCCATATCTCAGATCCTGCCAGCTCTCCAGCAGAAGTCCTACCTGACAGTTAAAAGCAAGGAGTGTCTCAACGAGGATG ACACTCTGGTGCTGGAGCCCATAGACCCTGTGGCGGTTTTACCAAGTGAGACCAAAGTGACTGTGATAGTGGAAGTGGTGACGTCCAGCGGGGAAGCAGCTCTTTACTCTGTCAATGTGGCGAAGGGCAGCTCTCTGTTGGAGGCCCTGGAACTTCTCCAAGGGAGAGAAGTTGGCTTCAT GTTTGAGATTGAGCCCAGCCTGTGGGGAGCTTTCTTAAGTATGGTGAACGGAGAGCAGGCCAGACAGAGTGACCGCAGATACTGGCACCTCTCCTCTGATGGCACCACACACAGTCAGG GTATCAATGACTTCAAGATTGAGGAGGCTCAGAAGATCACCATCAAAAACACCAGCTACTGA
- the tcn2 gene encoding transcobalamin-2 isoform X1 produces the protein MRSRLSTTMLSWVITICLLAFASSKPCDNEGSNNELYLSLNKDLLRSLERQEGLPNPSVHLALRISSYHNLAKESEHLIRLNTHLHNDIQNSLSSSPSVVGLLALYTLALKASCYDLNTVTFTVSDTSETLLAHLKKQMEKEKEHLAFSHRPLTNYYQYSLGVLALCTSGIRVNNHVSNKLIQAVEHQYLEHGEAECIDTYAMAGMALQCVKDAGFHVRNAAELNTALDKTKQKLLASRRADGHIGNEFSTGLAVQAWLAMGIPVAECSASMEAMRTAARSNTYNNPMAISQILPALQQKSYLTVKSKECLNEDDTLVLEPIDPVAVLPSETKVTVIVEVVTSSGEAALYSVNVAKGSSLLEALELLQGREVGFMFEIEPSLWGAFLSMVNGEQARQSDRRYWHLSSDGTTHSQGINDFKIEEAQKITIKNTSY, from the exons ATGAGGAG CAGGTTATCCACCACAATGCTGTCCTGGGTCATTACAATATGCCTGCTGGCCTTTGCCTCTAGCAAACCATGTG ATAATGAAGGATCCAACAATGAGCTGTACCTGTCACTCAACAAGGATCTGCTCCGCTCTCTGGAGAGGCAGGAAGGACTCCCCAACCCCAGTGTGCACTTGGCTCTACGCATTTCTAGCTACCACAACCTTGCCAAGGAGAGCGAGCACCTAATTAGACTGAACACCCATTTGCACAATGACATACAAAA CTCTCTCTCTAGCAGTCCGTCTGTGGTCGGCCTCTTGGCGCTGTACACTCTGGCTTTGAAAGCCTCCTGCTACGACCTCAACACAGTTACCTTCACCGTCAGCGACACGAGTGAGACGCTGCTGGCACACCTGAAGAAgcagatggaaaaagaaaaagagcaccTTGCCT TCAGCCACCGCCCTTTGACCAACTATTACCAGTACTCTCTGGGTGTGCTCGCTCTGTGCACGAGTGGCATCAGGGTCAACAACCATGTCAGCAACAAACTCATCCAGGCGGTGGAACACCAGTACTTAGAACATGGAGAGGCTGAGTGCATCG ataCCTATGCAATGGCTGGGATGGCACTTCAGTGTGTGAAGGACGCTGGCTTCCATGTGCGAAACGCTGCTGAGCTAAACACAGCCCTCGACAAAACCAAGCAGAAGCTTTTGGCCTCTAGGCGGGCCGATGGCCATATTGGGAATGAGTTCAGCACAGGTCTTGCAGTCCAA GCCTGGTTGGCAATGGGCATCCCGGTTGCAGAGTGTTCAGCCTCAATGGAGGCCATGAGGACAGCCGCCAGAAGCAACACCTACAACAACCCCATGGCCATATCTCAGATCCTGCCAGCTCTCCAGCAGAAGTCCTACCTGACAGTTAAAAGCAAGGAGTGTCTCAACGAGGATG ACACTCTGGTGCTGGAGCCCATAGACCCTGTGGCGGTTTTACCAAGTGAGACCAAAGTGACTGTGATAGTGGAAGTGGTGACGTCCAGCGGGGAAGCAGCTCTTTACTCTGTCAATGTGGCGAAGGGCAGCTCTCTGTTGGAGGCCCTGGAACTTCTCCAAGGGAGAGAAGTTGGCTTCAT GTTTGAGATTGAGCCCAGCCTGTGGGGAGCTTTCTTAAGTATGGTGAACGGAGAGCAGGCCAGACAGAGTGACCGCAGATACTGGCACCTCTCCTCTGATGGCACCACACACAGTCAGG GTATCAATGACTTCAAGATTGAGGAGGCTCAGAAGATCACCATCAAAAACACCAGCTACTGA
- the ccdc117 gene encoding coiled-coil domain-containing protein 117 isoform X1 translates to MTSMHPSAPSSSEPGFLAAMYSFSGPTSLPEFDLGPPSTSGHLQRASASNNSWETRCLRKHRRRVDDEGCSAKRRRLMVEAEVDIVEDSNRSARCDWPTANSCPPLSAERAPPQPCPEPEPRTPPSHPSAALSRPEAESSCMEVEAAQRKLQEIEDRITLEDDDEDLDVEPAPRRPVLVMSDSLKEDLQRGISDILPHKVAQSVSHSCMELVLWRPPDDPFCRRLKGSLQKQRKQQTVSRQPPTPCPSPVPHSPLSPPSAPADSHSLMYSFPVAHSSGEEDMEM, encoded by the exons ATGACCAGCATGCatccctctgctccctccagCAGTGAACCGGGCTTTCTGGCGGCCATGTATTCGTTTTCAGGCCCCACCAGCCTGCCCGAGTTTGACCTCGGACCTCCAAGCACGTCCGGTCACCTGCAGAGAGCATCAGCCTCTAACAA CAGCTGGGAGACACGGTGCCTCAGGAAGCACAGGAGGAGAGTGGATGATGa gGGATGCAGTGCCAAAAGGAGAAGGCTAATGGTGGAGGCTGAAGTGGATATTGTAGAGGATTCAAACAGGAGCGCCCGCTGCGACTGGCCCACAGCAAACAGCTGCCCGCCCCTGTCTGCGGAGCGAGCACCTCCACAGCCCTGCCCGGAGCCAGAGCCGCGGACCCCGCCTTCGCATCCCTCCGCTGCCCTGTCCCGACCGGAGGCCGAGAGCTCCTGCATGGAGGTAGAGGCCGCTCAGAGGAAGCTTCAGGAGATCGAAGACAG AATAACGCTGGAAGACGATGACGAGGATCTGGACGTGGAGCCTGCCCCAAGACGGCCAGTGCTGGTGATGTCAGACAGTTTGAAAGAGGACCTGCAGCGCGGCATCAGCGACATCCTCCCCCACAAAGTAGCCCAGTCTGT GAGCCATTCCTGCATGGAGCTGGTGCTGTGGCGGCCACCGGACGACCCCTTTTGTCGGAGGCTAAAAGGCTCTTTACAAAAACAGCGTAAACAACAGACAGTATCCCGGCAACCCCCAACTCCGTGTCCGTCTCCTGTGCCTCACAGTCCTCTGAGTCCCCCCAGTGCTCCTGCAGACTCACACTCTCTCATGTACAGCTTTCCTGTGGCCCACAGCTCTGGAGAGGAGGACATGGAAATGTGA
- the ccdc117 gene encoding coiled-coil domain-containing protein 117 isoform X2, which produces MTSMHPSAPSSSEPGFLAAMYSFSGPTSLPEFDLGPPSTSGHLQRASASNNWETRCLRKHRRRVDDEGCSAKRRRLMVEAEVDIVEDSNRSARCDWPTANSCPPLSAERAPPQPCPEPEPRTPPSHPSAALSRPEAESSCMEVEAAQRKLQEIEDRITLEDDDEDLDVEPAPRRPVLVMSDSLKEDLQRGISDILPHKVAQSVSHSCMELVLWRPPDDPFCRRLKGSLQKQRKQQTVSRQPPTPCPSPVPHSPLSPPSAPADSHSLMYSFPVAHSSGEEDMEM; this is translated from the exons ATGACCAGCATGCatccctctgctccctccagCAGTGAACCGGGCTTTCTGGCGGCCATGTATTCGTTTTCAGGCCCCACCAGCCTGCCCGAGTTTGACCTCGGACCTCCAAGCACGTCCGGTCACCTGCAGAGAGCATCAGCCTCTAACAA CTGGGAGACACGGTGCCTCAGGAAGCACAGGAGGAGAGTGGATGATGa gGGATGCAGTGCCAAAAGGAGAAGGCTAATGGTGGAGGCTGAAGTGGATATTGTAGAGGATTCAAACAGGAGCGCCCGCTGCGACTGGCCCACAGCAAACAGCTGCCCGCCCCTGTCTGCGGAGCGAGCACCTCCACAGCCCTGCCCGGAGCCAGAGCCGCGGACCCCGCCTTCGCATCCCTCCGCTGCCCTGTCCCGACCGGAGGCCGAGAGCTCCTGCATGGAGGTAGAGGCCGCTCAGAGGAAGCTTCAGGAGATCGAAGACAG AATAACGCTGGAAGACGATGACGAGGATCTGGACGTGGAGCCTGCCCCAAGACGGCCAGTGCTGGTGATGTCAGACAGTTTGAAAGAGGACCTGCAGCGCGGCATCAGCGACATCCTCCCCCACAAAGTAGCCCAGTCTGT GAGCCATTCCTGCATGGAGCTGGTGCTGTGGCGGCCACCGGACGACCCCTTTTGTCGGAGGCTAAAAGGCTCTTTACAAAAACAGCGTAAACAACAGACAGTATCCCGGCAACCCCCAACTCCGTGTCCGTCTCCTGTGCCTCACAGTCCTCTGAGTCCCCCCAGTGCTCCTGCAGACTCACACTCTCTCATGTACAGCTTTCCTGTGGCCCACAGCTCTGGAGAGGAGGACATGGAAATGTGA
- the ccdc117 gene encoding coiled-coil domain-containing protein 117 isoform X4 — protein sequence MYSFSGPTSLPEFDLGPPSTSGHLQRASASNNWETRCLRKHRRRVDDEGCSAKRRRLMVEAEVDIVEDSNRSARCDWPTANSCPPLSAERAPPQPCPEPEPRTPPSHPSAALSRPEAESSCMEVEAAQRKLQEIEDRITLEDDDEDLDVEPAPRRPVLVMSDSLKEDLQRGISDILPHKVAQSVSHSCMELVLWRPPDDPFCRRLKGSLQKQRKQQTVSRQPPTPCPSPVPHSPLSPPSAPADSHSLMYSFPVAHSSGEEDMEM from the exons ATGTATTCGTTTTCAGGCCCCACCAGCCTGCCCGAGTTTGACCTCGGACCTCCAAGCACGTCCGGTCACCTGCAGAGAGCATCAGCCTCTAACAA CTGGGAGACACGGTGCCTCAGGAAGCACAGGAGGAGAGTGGATGATGa gGGATGCAGTGCCAAAAGGAGAAGGCTAATGGTGGAGGCTGAAGTGGATATTGTAGAGGATTCAAACAGGAGCGCCCGCTGCGACTGGCCCACAGCAAACAGCTGCCCGCCCCTGTCTGCGGAGCGAGCACCTCCACAGCCCTGCCCGGAGCCAGAGCCGCGGACCCCGCCTTCGCATCCCTCCGCTGCCCTGTCCCGACCGGAGGCCGAGAGCTCCTGCATGGAGGTAGAGGCCGCTCAGAGGAAGCTTCAGGAGATCGAAGACAG AATAACGCTGGAAGACGATGACGAGGATCTGGACGTGGAGCCTGCCCCAAGACGGCCAGTGCTGGTGATGTCAGACAGTTTGAAAGAGGACCTGCAGCGCGGCATCAGCGACATCCTCCCCCACAAAGTAGCCCAGTCTGT GAGCCATTCCTGCATGGAGCTGGTGCTGTGGCGGCCACCGGACGACCCCTTTTGTCGGAGGCTAAAAGGCTCTTTACAAAAACAGCGTAAACAACAGACAGTATCCCGGCAACCCCCAACTCCGTGTCCGTCTCCTGTGCCTCACAGTCCTCTGAGTCCCCCCAGTGCTCCTGCAGACTCACACTCTCTCATGTACAGCTTTCCTGTGGCCCACAGCTCTGGAGAGGAGGACATGGAAATGTGA
- the ccdc117 gene encoding coiled-coil domain-containing protein 117 isoform X3, producing MYSFSGPTSLPEFDLGPPSTSGHLQRASASNNSWETRCLRKHRRRVDDEGCSAKRRRLMVEAEVDIVEDSNRSARCDWPTANSCPPLSAERAPPQPCPEPEPRTPPSHPSAALSRPEAESSCMEVEAAQRKLQEIEDRITLEDDDEDLDVEPAPRRPVLVMSDSLKEDLQRGISDILPHKVAQSVSHSCMELVLWRPPDDPFCRRLKGSLQKQRKQQTVSRQPPTPCPSPVPHSPLSPPSAPADSHSLMYSFPVAHSSGEEDMEM from the exons ATGTATTCGTTTTCAGGCCCCACCAGCCTGCCCGAGTTTGACCTCGGACCTCCAAGCACGTCCGGTCACCTGCAGAGAGCATCAGCCTCTAACAA CAGCTGGGAGACACGGTGCCTCAGGAAGCACAGGAGGAGAGTGGATGATGa gGGATGCAGTGCCAAAAGGAGAAGGCTAATGGTGGAGGCTGAAGTGGATATTGTAGAGGATTCAAACAGGAGCGCCCGCTGCGACTGGCCCACAGCAAACAGCTGCCCGCCCCTGTCTGCGGAGCGAGCACCTCCACAGCCCTGCCCGGAGCCAGAGCCGCGGACCCCGCCTTCGCATCCCTCCGCTGCCCTGTCCCGACCGGAGGCCGAGAGCTCCTGCATGGAGGTAGAGGCCGCTCAGAGGAAGCTTCAGGAGATCGAAGACAG AATAACGCTGGAAGACGATGACGAGGATCTGGACGTGGAGCCTGCCCCAAGACGGCCAGTGCTGGTGATGTCAGACAGTTTGAAAGAGGACCTGCAGCGCGGCATCAGCGACATCCTCCCCCACAAAGTAGCCCAGTCTGT GAGCCATTCCTGCATGGAGCTGGTGCTGTGGCGGCCACCGGACGACCCCTTTTGTCGGAGGCTAAAAGGCTCTTTACAAAAACAGCGTAAACAACAGACAGTATCCCGGCAACCCCCAACTCCGTGTCCGTCTCCTGTGCCTCACAGTCCTCTGAGTCCCCCCAGTGCTCCTGCAGACTCACACTCTCTCATGTACAGCTTTCCTGTGGCCCACAGCTCTGGAGAGGAGGACATGGAAATGTGA